The Leucobacter viscericola genome includes a window with the following:
- a CDS encoding MMPL family transporter, whose translation MSTLLYALGRWATRARTLVLILWIALLALLGTGAALFGQGANAPISIPGTESQDAITQLGLTFPEVSGTSATIIVVAPKGEKVDAEPYKGIVDDAAKDLEDVTAVTAVQTPFSEQASGGLSKDGEAALITVQIEGEVSTVKESTIEGLKKATEEIRDQLPSGAQVSYGGEAFSASVPGISPTEGVGVIIAFVVLILTLGSLIAAGMPLIIAMLGVGVSIAGLFFVTAFVDLTSTTPMLALMLGLAVGIDYTLFIVSRHQEQLRAGLSVEDSIARATATSGSAVVFAGLTVIIALVGLSVAGIPFLTSLGIAAAAAVAIAVLIAVTLTPAIMAMVGLRILPKKQRIRLRGSVASVNTVGGDNSSDDAATARSMTRDETATHNPEPTDGFDPHTPSRADRFFGGWVRTVTKKPIVTILTVLVLLGIAAIPAAQLRLALPNATSLSADDPARVTYELTGEHFGEGYNGPLLLTGSIITSTDPVGLMKDLADEVRKVPGVAEVPLATPNQGADTGIIQVIPDEGPHAESTTELVHKLRDMHDTWEKKYGVSLAVTGFTAVAIDVSALLMNALLPFGILVVGLSLVLLAMVFRSVWVPIKATLGFLLSVGVAFGAVVAVFQWGWFSNLLNVSSTGPILSFMPIILMGVLFGLAMDYEVFLVSRIREEYVHGKTDHHADAQSAIRNGFVGSAKVVTAAALIMFAVFAAFVPEGDPSIKVIALGLAVGVFVDAFIVRMTLVPAVLALLGDRAWRMPRWLSKILPSFDVEGEGLARELEHAGWPEDMPDAAIAAERLLLPGSLHVDHLRIAHGETLMLDPRDPVALPLARLLTGRGAIVAGTLKVDGLLLPERASSLRTRSAWASLESLRDALQDRASVVLLDLRAAAEAPISLERIDAMHSALAARTVEADRGAAPPLTLIVLGERSLAERILPATITLRERTLSDTRPAAPAFTAAIAEGELA comes from the coding sequence ATGTCCACGCTTCTTTACGCCCTCGGACGATGGGCGACGCGTGCAAGAACGCTCGTTCTGATCCTCTGGATCGCACTGCTCGCGCTGCTGGGAACGGGTGCCGCGCTGTTCGGACAGGGAGCGAACGCGCCCATCTCGATTCCGGGAACCGAGTCGCAGGATGCGATCACGCAGCTCGGCCTCACATTTCCAGAGGTCAGTGGCACGAGCGCCACGATTATCGTGGTCGCTCCGAAGGGCGAAAAGGTCGACGCCGAGCCCTACAAGGGAATTGTCGACGATGCCGCGAAGGATCTCGAAGACGTCACCGCCGTGACCGCGGTGCAGACTCCATTCAGTGAGCAGGCGAGCGGGGGACTCTCCAAAGACGGCGAGGCCGCGCTCATCACGGTGCAGATCGAGGGTGAGGTCAGCACCGTCAAAGAATCGACCATCGAGGGACTCAAAAAGGCAACCGAAGAGATTCGGGATCAGCTGCCCTCGGGCGCCCAGGTCTCCTACGGCGGTGAGGCGTTCTCGGCCTCGGTCCCCGGCATCAGCCCGACCGAGGGTGTCGGCGTAATCATCGCGTTTGTTGTATTGATCCTCACACTCGGCTCGCTCATCGCAGCGGGCATGCCGCTGATTATCGCCATGCTCGGCGTCGGCGTCTCGATCGCGGGACTCTTCTTTGTAACCGCCTTCGTTGATCTCACATCGACCACTCCCATGCTTGCCCTCATGCTGGGCCTCGCGGTGGGCATCGACTACACACTCTTCATCGTGAGTCGCCACCAAGAGCAGCTGCGTGCGGGCCTCAGCGTCGAAGACTCGATCGCCCGCGCGACCGCAACCTCTGGCTCTGCCGTGGTGTTCGCGGGCCTCACGGTGATCATCGCGCTCGTTGGCCTGTCGGTCGCTGGCATTCCATTCCTCACTTCGCTCGGGATCGCCGCCGCCGCAGCGGTTGCCATCGCCGTGCTGATTGCGGTGACGCTGACCCCCGCGATCATGGCGATGGTCGGGCTGCGGATCCTGCCGAAGAAACAGCGGATTCGCTTGCGGGGGAGCGTAGCTTCGGTCAACACAGTAGGTGGCGACAACTCGAGCGATGATGCTGCGACTGCGCGCAGCATGACAAGGGACGAGACCGCGACCCACAACCCCGAACCAACTGACGGTTTTGACCCGCACACACCCTCCCGGGCCGACCGCTTCTTCGGCGGCTGGGTGCGCACGGTCACGAAGAAGCCGATCGTCACGATTCTGACCGTGCTTGTGCTGCTCGGCATTGCTGCGATCCCCGCTGCACAGCTGCGTCTCGCGCTGCCGAACGCAACTTCGCTCAGCGCGGATGATCCTGCCCGCGTCACCTACGAGCTCACGGGCGAGCACTTCGGCGAGGGCTACAACGGCCCGCTGCTGCTGACCGGATCGATCATTACGAGCACCGACCCCGTTGGCCTGATGAAGGATCTCGCTGACGAGGTGCGAAAGGTTCCCGGTGTTGCTGAGGTGCCACTTGCAACACCGAACCAGGGGGCCGACACCGGCATTATCCAGGTGATCCCCGACGAGGGACCGCACGCCGAGAGCACCACGGAACTCGTGCACAAACTGCGCGACATGCACGACACCTGGGAGAAGAAGTACGGTGTGAGCCTGGCCGTGACCGGCTTCACCGCGGTTGCGATCGACGTATCCGCGCTGCTGATGAACGCGCTGCTGCCGTTTGGCATCCTGGTAGTTGGCCTGTCGCTAGTGCTGCTCGCCATGGTCTTCCGCTCGGTGTGGGTGCCGATCAAGGCGACGCTCGGCTTTTTGCTGTCGGTCGGGGTCGCGTTTGGTGCTGTTGTGGCTGTATTCCAGTGGGGTTGGTTCTCGAACCTGCTCAACGTCAGTTCGACGGGGCCGATCCTGAGCTTCATGCCGATCATTTTGATGGGTGTGCTGTTTGGTCTCGCGATGGACTACGAGGTGTTTTTGGTCTCGCGCATCCGTGAGGAATACGTGCACGGCAAGACGGATCACCACGCCGACGCGCAGAGCGCGATCCGCAACGGCTTTGTTGGCAGCGCGAAGGTTGTGACCGCCGCCGCTCTCATCATGTTCGCCGTGTTTGCCGCGTTTGTGCCCGAGGGCGACCCGAGCATCAAGGTGATCGCGCTCGGCCTTGCAGTTGGTGTGTTCGTCGACGCGTTCATCGTGCGCATGACCCTCGTGCCTGCCGTGCTTGCACTGCTCGGGGATCGCGCATGGCGCATGCCGCGCTGGCTGTCGAAGATCCTCCCCTCGTTCGACGTGGAGGGTGAGGGCCTCGCGCGCGAGCTCGAGCACGCTGGCTGGCCCGAAGACATGCCCGACGCGGCGATTGCCGCCGAGCGGCTGCTGCTTCCGGGAAGCCTCCACGTGGATCATCTGCGTATCGCCCACGGTGAGACCCTGATGCTCGATCCGCGGGATCCCGTTGCCCTGCCACTCGCGCGACTGCTGACCGGCCGCGGCGCGATCGTTGCGGGCACACTCAAGGTCGACGGGCTGCTGCTGCCCGAGCGGGCCTCGTCACTGCGCACACGTTCGGCGTGGGCCAGCCTTGAATCCCTACGCGACGCCCTGCAGGATCGCGCCTCGGTTGTGCTGCTTGACCTGCGAGCGGCGGCTGAAGCGCCCATCTCGCTCGAGCGGATCGACGCCATGCACTCCGCGCTCGCCGCAAGAACGGTCGAGGCGGATCGCGGGGCCGCGCCACCCCTCACCCTTATCGTGCTCGGGGAACGAAGCCTGGCGGAGCGGATCCTGCCCGCCACCATCACCCTGCGCGAGCGCACCCTGTCTGACACACGACCCGCCGCACCTGCGTTCACCGCAGCGATCGCAGAAGGAGAGCTCGCATGA